A window from Primulina huaijiensis isolate GDHJ02 chromosome 11, ASM1229523v2, whole genome shotgun sequence encodes these proteins:
- the LOC140987594 gene encoding receptor-like protein kinase THESEUS 1: MEMMNWVHVIVAVLALGITNSGKSYAAFSPADNYLIACGSSQNVTFLGQTYIPDSVQSLVSLQSQENSITAASNSTSPFPIYQSARIFSSTTSYRFDIKQEGRHWVRLYFYPLPGHNLTSASITVVTENFVLLHNFNFQNYNGSHLFKEYAIIVTSNSLAITFVPSNNSVAFVNAIEVVSIPDNLIPDQAVAISPSGPFNGLSEIALETVYRLNMGGPLITPQNDTLRRTWENDVKYLHVNSSAVNVSVNPSNIKYTASVGPEIAPNFVYATAETMGDANVVNVNFNITWVFLVDPNFSYFIRVHFCDIVSKYLNSIIFNLYINTDIAFESLDLSSQAGNLDVPYYRDFVTNISADSNTLTVSVGPDTTADVTNAIMNGLEIMKISNEAGSLSGLSSVETLLVLPPKKSKTGIIVVSVVGAVAALASLGLCYFCFVANRSKAAKQGSPWRTLPLTGNSLTATKISTTSQKSGTSSCISLVSSNIGRIFAFQEITCSTDQFNESLLLGVGGFGRVYKGTFEDGTNVAVKRGNPRSEQGLAEFRTEIDMLSKLRHRHLVSLIGYCDERSEMILVYEYMANGPLRSHLYGTDLPPLSWRQRLEICIGAARGLHYLHTGANQSIIHRDVKTTNILLDENLVAKVADFGLSKTGPALDQTHVSTAVKGSFGYLDPEYFRRQQLTEKSDVYSFGVVLMEVLCARPALNPVLPRDQVNIAEWAMTWQKKGMLDQIMDKNLVGKVNLSSLKKFGETAEKCLAEHGVDRPSMGDVLWNLEYAFQLDETSSTLMEPDDNSTKHIPSIPLTSMEPFDNSISMINSGTDDDAEDAAISAVFSQLVNPRGR; encoded by the coding sequence ATGGAAATGATGAATTGGGTACATGTAATTGTAGCTGTACTTGCGCTTGGAATAACCAATAGTGGTAAATCATACGCCGCATTCTCTCCTGCTGATAACTACTTGATAGCCTGTGGATCTTCACAAAATGTGACATTTCTTGGCCAGACCTATATCCCTGATTCGGTTCAATCCTTGGTTTCTTTGCAAAGCCAAGAGAATTCAATTACTGCCGCCTCGAACTCCACTTCCCCTTTTCCTATCTATCAGTCTGCCAGAATTTTTTCCAGCACCACATCCTATAGATTCGACATCAAACAAGAGGGCCGGCATTGGGTTCGCCTTTATTTTTATCCACTTCCGGGACATAATTTGACTTCTGCTTCCATCACTGTTGTCACTGAGAATTTTGTGCTCTTGCACAacttcaattttcaaaattataatggTTCTCACCTCTTCAAAGAGTACGCAATCATTGTCACTTCGAATAGCTTGGCAATTACTTTCGTTCCTTCGAATAATTCCGTGGCTTTTGTCAATGCCATTGAAGTTGTATCCATACCTGACAACTTGATCCCTGACCAGGCGGTGGCTATATCTCCCTCTGGTCCTTTTAATGGCCTTTCGGAGATTGCTCTCGAAACTGTTTATCGCTTGAATATGGGTGGTCCTCTGATCACTCCTCAGAATGACACTTTGAGAAGAACTTGGGAGAATGATGTGAAGTATCTCCATGTAAACAGCTCTGCTGTGAATGTTTCTGTCAACCCTTCAAATATAAAGTATACCGCTTCTGTTGGTCCTGAAATTGCGCCGAACTTTGTTTACGCTACTGCTGAAACCATGGGGGATGCAAATGTGGTCAATGTGAACTTCAATATCACCTGGGTCTTTCTAGTTGATCCGAATTTCTCGTATTTCATCAGGGTTCATTTCTGTGATATTGTGAGCAAATATTTAAACAGTATAATATTCAACCTGTATATCAACACTGATATAGCTTTCGAGAGTCTGGACCTATCTAGCCAAGCCGGAAACTTGGATGTGCCTTATTACAGAGATTTTGTCACCAACATATCTGCCGACTCAAACACATTGACTGTCAGCGTTGGACCCGATACAACTGCTGATGTCACAAATGCCATCATGAATGGTCTTGAAATTATGAAGATTAGCAATGAGGCTGGAAGCTTAAGTGGACTTTCTTCCGTTGAAACTCTTCTTGTATTGCCTCCCAAAAAGAGCAAAACGGGGATAATAGTCGTCTCTGTGGTTGGTGCTGTTGCTGCATTGGCATCTCTCGGATTATGTTACTTCTGCTTCGTGGCAAACAGGTCAAAGGCGGCCAAACAGGGGAGCCCATGGCGTACGCTTCCCTTAACTGGAAACTCATTAACCGCAACAAAAATATCTACCACCTCACAGAAGAGTGGTACGTCAAGCTGCATCTCATTAGTTTCCTCCAACATTGGCCGGATATTCGCTTTCCAAGAAATAACATGTTCGACTGATCAATTCAACGAAAGCTTGCTTCTTGGTGTTGGTGGCTTTGGTAGGGTGTATAAAGGAACATTCGAAGATGGAACTAATGTAGCTGTCAAAAGGGGGAATCCTAGATCGGAGCAAGGCCTTGCAGAATTTCGAACCGAGATTGACATGTTGTCTAAGCTTCGCCACCGTCACCTTGTGTCTCTTATTGGCTACTGTGATGAAAGGTCAGAGATGATCCTGGTCTATGAATACATGGCAAATGGGCCACTTCGAAGCCACCTTTACGGAACGGATCTCCCACCTCTTTCTTGGAGACAACGGCTTGAGATATGTATCGGTGCAGCTAGGGGACTTCATTATCTTCATACGGGAGCGAATCAAAGTATCATTCACCGTGACGTAAAAACAACCAATATACTCTTGGATGAAAATTTGGTTGCGAAGGTAGCTGATTTTGGTCTGTCTAAAACAGGACCAGCTCTCGATCAAACTCATGTGAGTACTGCTGTCAAAGGTAGCTTTGGTTATCTGGATCCTGAATACTTCAGACGGCAACAGCTCACTGAGAAATCCGACGTCTACTCTTTTGGGGTAGTTCTTATGGAGGTTCTTTGCGCAAGACCGGCTTTGAATCCTGTGCTTCCTAGAGATCAAGTGAATATCGCAGAGTGGGCAATGACATGGCAAAAGAAGGGAATGTTGGATCAGATTATGGATAAAAATCTTGTTGGGAAAGTTAATCTTTCTTCTCTGAAGAAATTCGGAGAGACAGCAGAGAAGTGTTTGGCCGAGCATGGTGTTGATAGGCCTTCCATGGGCGATGTATTGTGGAACTTGGAATATGCTTTTCAGCTGGATGAGACCTCATCGACACTCATGGAGCCAGacgacaacagtacaaagcatATCCCTTCAA